The following proteins are co-located in the Microbacterium sp. Clip185 genome:
- a CDS encoding MarR family winged helix-turn-helix transcriptional regulator: MPHPTAAAATPLDGWDLLLSATHRLETDIERLYLRRGAPEMRARFAVPLLHLAQIQRATIARLADAVGVTHSAMSQTVDAMGRFGWVATGRGRDGRIRVVELTDAGRAVLPALERVRRAVVQSLRELEGSLPGAPSTIGLGLASALRQRSLHERVVAQFDNSAAD, encoded by the coding sequence TTGCCTCATCCGACGGCCGCCGCAGCCACCCCGCTCGACGGGTGGGATCTTCTCCTTTCGGCGACGCATCGTCTCGAAACGGACATCGAGAGGCTGTATCTGCGGCGGGGTGCTCCCGAGATGCGCGCCCGGTTCGCTGTTCCGCTTCTGCACCTGGCGCAGATCCAGCGCGCGACGATCGCCCGACTCGCCGACGCCGTCGGCGTCACGCACTCGGCCATGAGCCAGACCGTGGACGCCATGGGACGTTTCGGATGGGTCGCCACAGGACGCGGACGGGATGGGCGCATCCGTGTCGTCGAACTGACCGATGCGGGGCGCGCCGTCCTGCCCGCGCTCGAACGAGTACGCCGGGCTGTGGTGCAGAGCCTGCGGGAACTCGAGGGGTCGTTGCCGGGAGCACCGTCGACCATCGGCCTCGGATTGGCGTCAGCGCTGCGTCAGCGCAGCTTGCACGAACGCGTCGTCGCACAGTTCGACAACAGCGCCGCGGACTAG